The region CAATACGCTGTTCTTCTTTCTCTACACCTGGCCTTTCTTCCTCGCGCTGTTACCGGTTTCGGTGCTGATTGGCATCGTGCTGAGCTTAATGATTCGTGGGCGCTTGGTCTGGAGTGGGGTGATCACCGCGATTGTTGTTGTCTGCCTGTTTTGGCTGCTGTTCTCATTTCTCTCGGGTTGGTAGTCCGATCCTGATGTGCAAACGCATCGGCAGGTTACAAAACTTTACCTGCCGTCCCGCTTTTAGCCTTGCCGTTTTTTGTACAGACAATCGTCTGCTGCTGGCATTTTCACTGTCACTGTGGAGTCCTGTGCGAAGTTATGGGATGATTGGGCCGTTTTTCAGGGGGCG is a window of Pantoea rwandensis DNA encoding:
- a CDS encoding DUF3561 family protein, whose amino-acid sequence is MQNVTPMLARKDERTPDESRSSLPGGVIGFLSYWCALAIPFMLYGSNTLFFFLYTWPFFLALLPVSVLIGIVLSLMIRGRLVWSGVITAIVVVCLFWLLFSFLSGW